One Blattabacterium cuenoti DNA window includes the following coding sequences:
- the yidD gene encoding membrane protein insertion efficiency factor YidD: MKIKVIFFIKNFLLKSIKFYQIGISPWIGKNCRYFPTCSDYMIQALKKYSIFLALFIVFKRIIRCQPWGKSGYDPIK; encoded by the coding sequence ATGAAAATAAAAGTAATTTTTTTTATTAAAAATTTTCTATTAAAAAGTATAAAGTTTTATCAAATAGGAATATCTCCATGGATAGGAAAAAACTGTAGATATTTTCCAACTTGTTCAGATTATATGATTCAAGCTTTGAAAAAATATAGTATTTTTTTGGCTTTATTCATTGTTTTTAAAAGAATTATTCGATGTCAACCATGGGGCAAATCAGGATATGATCCTATCAAATAA